One window of Plasmodium berghei ANKA genome assembly, chromosome: 5 genomic DNA carries:
- a CDS encoding cell division cycle protein 20 homolog yields the protein MFCEFITNGEAGNNLFGGLFKENKETYIPNKKLGSFSISNLDLYRNIFKHNIIDEYESDIEDNNLHFNYIYKTRYSRENEENIKIDEYTLKRAMIQNNDKNDNNWNSHFFRNLNNLNYIKKGRGHKKIGLKKSVIMNSPKNILNSNYLNDNSNCEENVFIENECKYIYNHEKNKNMCIDNPITTYSFIYPSHIFYNDKNKKRKICSKPYKVLSAPKLADNFYLNLLDWSKRNIIAVGLNEKLYMWNSYTCKKYELFDLSILNKKRKHEKKKKNDIQKNITSLKWNMFGNYLAVGLSNGAVEIWDIEKGTKIRKYKNHKLRVGALCWYYNILTTGSRDKTIINCDLRTKDSSYIKYEKHTSEVCGLQWNYNGKLLASGSNDNSIYLWDNNKNNSIFHFTKHKAAVKAISWCPHDHNLLTTGGGSTDKKIYFWNINNGECINSINTNSQVSNILWSKNTKEFISTHSYTHSQIIIWNYPDLNKISALTDHKLRVLYAALSPDGTSLVSGSPDETIRLWNVFPKNNDNNLPLLFPFENYYEIIR from the coding sequence atgttttgtGAGTTTATAACAAATGGAGAGGCGGgtaataatttgtttggGGGTCTATtcaaagaaaataaagaaacatatattccaaataaaaaattaggAAGTTTTTCAATATCTAATTTAGAtttatatagaaatattttcaaacaTAACATAATAGACGAATATGAATCAGATATAgaagataataatttacatttcaactatatttataaaacaaGATATAGCCgagaaaatgaagaaaatataaaaatagatgAATATACATTAAAGAGAGCTATGATCCagaataatgataaaaatgataataattggaatagtcatttttttagaaatttaaacaatttaaattatattaaaaagggAAGGGgccataaaaaaataggtTTGAAAAAAAGTGTAATTATGAATTCTccgaaaaatattttaaatagtAACTATCTTAATGATAATTCAAATTGTGAGGAAAATGTGtttattgaaaatgaatgtaaatatatatataaccatgaaaagaataaaaatatgtgtataGATAACCCAATAACAACttattcttttatatatccatcacatattttttataatgataaaaataaaaaaagaaaaatatgtagTAAACCATATAAAGTTTTAAGCGCCCCAAAATTAGCagacaatttttatttgaatttattaGATTGGtcaaaaagaaatattattgcAGTTGGGTTAAATgagaaattatatatgtggAATAGTTATacatgtaaaaaatatgaattatttgatttaagcatattaaacaaaaaaagaaaacatgaaaaaaaaaaaaaaaatgatattcaaaaaaatataacatcaTTAAAATGGAATATGTTTGGTAACTATTTGGCGGTTGGATTATCAAATGGTGCAGTAGAAATATGGGATATTGAAAAGGGTActaaaataagaaaatataaaaatcataaatTAAGAGTTGGTGCATTATGTTggtattataatatattaacaacAGGAAGTCGAGacaaaacaataataaattgcGATTTACGAACTAAAGATAGtagttatataaaatatgaaaaacaCACATCAGAAGTTTGTGGATTGCAATGGAATTACAATGGTAAATTGTTAGCATCAGGAAGTAATGAtaattctatatatttatgggataataataaaaataattcgatttttcattttacaAAACATAAAGCTGCTGTTAAAGCTATTTCCTGGTGTCCACATGatcataatttattaacaacTGGGGGGGGGTCAactgataaaaaaatatatttttggaaTATTAATAACGGAGAATGTATAAATAGTATAAATACCAATTCTCAAgtttcaaatattttatggtCTAAAAATACGAAAGAATTTATATCAACACATAGTTACACACATAgccaaattattatatggaATTATCCTGacttaaataaaatttcagCCTTAACCGATCATAAATTAAGAGTATTATATGCAGCATTAAGTCCTGATGGAACTTCTCTTGTTTCTGGATCTCCAGATGAAACAATAAGATTATGGAATGTTTTTCCAAAAaacaatgataataatttacCTTTGCTTTTTCCctttgaaaattattatgaaataatcaggtaa